A stretch of Chiloscyllium plagiosum isolate BGI_BamShark_2017 chromosome 6, ASM401019v2, whole genome shotgun sequence DNA encodes these proteins:
- the ankrd49 gene encoding ankyrin repeat domain-containing protein 49 produces the protein MNGQERNNTKVFVAKPSGENLSSGESSNLVPTTEGMTDFPDYFNQLDLLETHRHLIPMGTQSMWPGESEEEDETESDSDFKKKEMELENDPASLLLWASQKNQVSIVSRLLSENPSLVNVKDDDDYTPLHRAAYSDHIEVVRELIAHGADVHARTVDGWTPLHSACKWNNATIASFLLQHDADINAQTNGLQTALHLASGSKDTKETIELLLMNRYLNSDLKNNLGETAYDVARRTSIYYCLFEITEHCTNSVPEPL, from the exons ATGAATGGACAGGAGAGAAATAATACCAAAGTGTTTGTTGCAAAACCTTCAGGAGAAAATCTCTCATCTGGAGAAAGTTCAAATTTGGTACCTACCACTGAAGGGATGACAGACTTTCCAGATTACTTCAATCAACTTGATCTATTAGAGACACATAGACATCTGATACCTATGGGGACGCAAAGCATGTGGCCTGGAGAATCAGAGGAGGAAGATGAGACTGAGAGTGATtcggattttaaaaagaaagagatgGAGTTGGAAAATGACCCAGCAAGTCTGTTACTCTGGGCATCTCAGAAAAATCAG GTTTCAATAGTGAGCAGACTTCTCTCTGAAAATCCCAGTCTGGTGAATGTTAAAGATGATGACGACTACACACCACTACATAGGGCTGCCTATAGTGATCATATAGAGGTGGTTCGTGAGCTGATAGCTCATGGAGCTGATGTGCATGCTCGCACTGTTGATGGCTGGACACCTTTGCACAGTGCTTGTAAATGGAACAATGCAACAATAGCCTCGTTTCTTCTACAGCATGATGCAGATATCAATGCCCAAACAAATGGTTTGCAGACTGCATTGCATCTTGCTTCAGGAAGTAAAGACACAAAGGAAACAATTGAATTGTTGTTAATGAATCGCTATCTCAATTCAGACTTAAAAAATAACTTGGGTGAGACAGCGTATGATGTTGCACGGAGAACAAGTATTTACTATTGCCTCTTTGAAATTACAGAACACTGCACAAATTCTGTACCTGAGCCTCTATGA